Genomic window (Candidatus Aegiribacteria sp.):
TGAAATTAACACAGTTGTTATCTCACATGACCACTGGGATCATACGGGAGGACTTACAGGTCTGCTTTCCATTAAACCGGGTATCACGGTTTACGGGTGCCATGGATTCAGTGAAGAATTGAAACAGACAATTAAACTGAAAAATGGAGTTTTCGAATCCTGTGCCGGATATCGGCAGATAGGACCGGGCATTTTTCTGACCGGAGAGATACCCGCTGACTACAAGGGATCTTATCTGGCCGAACAGGCCATGGTCCTCCAATCGGAAAAAGGAATTTCCATCATTACAGGATGTGCTCATCCAGGTATCGTAAGAATTGTCGATAATGTAAAAGAACATTTCTCGGCTGACTCGATTCATATTGTTGGAGGGGGGTTTCACCTTCATCATCATGACAAAAGGGGACTTCGTGAAGTGCTTCAGCAATTGGCCACGAGAAATATTTCCTTCTTCGCTCCGATGCATTGTACGGGAAACAGAGCGATAGAAGCTTTTGCGGCGATGTTCGGAAGCCGCGCGAAAATACTGGCATCGGGGGATTCCATTGAAATCTAAGTTGCTAATGAATAAGAACAGAACAGAATACTTCTGGCACGATCTATCAACAGGTATGAGATTTCTTACGGTCCTTATTCTGCTGTTCCTGTCAGTCTCGGATGTTCGTTCGAAACCCTGGTGCAGCGTCTCCTCCGGTCTGGATATGAGCTACCTGTACTGGGAACATGGAGGAGATTGTGTATGGGGCTTCCAGACAGCCTTCGGGCCGCGTCTGTTTGGTGATCTTTATTTTCGGGCCAAGGTTACAATTCCCATTCCTTTCTTTGTAATTATCGGAAATCAGATGAACATCGGAGGGGAGTTCTCCTACCTGCCTGTAAACCCGGAACAGGGATTTGCCGTTGAAACCTCACTTGGAGCCGCATGGAGCCTCATGTGGCCGGAGGATCTAATAGTGATCCTGGCTGACGGAGAGAGTACTGACCCGCCGAGGGAGGAAGCCTATGACGGGGCAAATGGCATCAGACTGGAAGCTCTGTGCAGCCTGGGGTACAAATTCGGCAGGTGTGGGTTCTGGCTTGATCTGGGAGCAGATCACCGCATAATGGAAGTAACAAGAACTGTTAGCGGAGCTTCAGAAGAAGGCAATTATACATTCACAGGCCCCCACATAGGTTTAACCTGTGACGTGTATTTCTGATTCTGGTTGGAGTTACTGCCCAAGAAGGATTATCCTTTTTGATAAAACATCTGATTCGTTACCGA
Coding sequences:
- a CDS encoding MBL fold metallo-hydrolase, whose protein sequence is MSFRIRILFNDTARRTDLATGIGFSALIGDDLLFDTGNDGGSLLANMTVLGIDPIEINTVVISHDHWDHTGGLTGLLSIKPGITVYGCHGFSEELKQTIKLKNGVFESCAGYRQIGPGIFLTGEIPADYKGSYLAEQAMVLQSEKGISIITGCAHPGIVRIVDNVKEHFSADSIHIVGGGFHLHHHDKRGLREVLQQLATRNISFFAPMHCTGNRAIEAFAAMFGSRAKILASGDSIEI